From the Phycisphaeraceae bacterium genome, the window GTCCGCGTCAACCATTGCAGGAACGGTTCGGCCTCCCACGACGCTGCCCGCGACATTGCTGCTGCATAACTTCGCTCCCACGTACTCACCCGCGAAGCGCCAAGACCATATGGAGGCCGCAGCATCAACCGACGCACCGCCCACGTCTGCGACGGCTCGAGGACCGCGCGAACCCACGCCAGCAGATCCTGCACGCCCTCGTCATCGAGCGGCGAACCCATCGACCGAACCCGTACCGGGATGTCCTCGAGCCTCAGCGTCGCCGCGATCCGCTCCACCTCGCGGTTCGTGCGCCCGATCACGGCATATGAACTCCATGCCCGCTCCGGGTCGCGCTCACGATCTGTCAAAAGCATCGCTGCGATCAACCCATCGGAGTCAAAATCCGACGCAACACGCACCACCTCGACCGCTGCCCCCTCGCCAGCCTCCGCCTCGCGCGCCGGCACGATCACCTTCTCGGGCGCCAGGCGAGTCTGCGAAGCCGCGATCACCTGGTTTGCCGCCTCCACCACACACCGCGCACTGCGATAGTTCAACTCCAGAAACAACGTTGTCGCCGTCGGCCAACGGCACTTGAAGTGCTCGAACGCAAACTGATTCGCACCACGAAACGCATAGATCGCCTGGTCGTCATCTCCGACCACACACAGATCCAGCCTCTCACGCTCGGCCGGGCAAAGCAGCCCCAGCAATTCCATCTGCGCCACGTTCAGATCCTGAAACTCATCGACCACCACATGATGATGGTCATACTGGCAGATCTCGCGCGCGACCCGATGCTCTCGCAGCAGCCCGATCGGCCGCGTCAGCAGTTCATCCACCGAAATCAGCCCGCGCTTTCGGCACGCCGCATCAATCAATCCATACAGCCTCACATGCTCGGAAAACCGCTCAAGTTCCGCGCGCTGCCCGTCTTCGATCGCCTCATCGCCAAGCATCGCCTCCACACGCGCAGCGCACGCTTCAGGCTCAATCGCACTGTTGCGTAGTTCGGCGATGATCGCCCGCGACTCATCGATCAGACTCGCGATTCCTCCCGCGATCGCACTCCGAAACAGCCCGTGCTCCTGAATCAGGTGCCTGGTCAGACGCCGATGCTGTGCAGAATCCATCAGCGCAAGCCTTGGCCCAAGACCCGTCAGATCTGAAAACCGCCGCAACAGCGAAAGCCCGAAACTGTGGAATGTCGATGCGTTCAATCGATCCGCTGCTGAGCCGCCCACCAAAGCACTCAGCCTCTCGCGCAGTTCGCGCGCCGCCTCGTTGGTGAATGTCAGCGCCACGATCCGCTCCGGGTCGATCCCCCGGTGTTCGATCATGTGGCACACCCGATGCACGATCACATTCGTCTTGCCCGTGCCGGGCCCAGCCAGAACGATCAGAGGCCCCGCATCATGCTCCACCGCTGCCACCTGCTGGGCATTGAGTGCATGCCCACTCATTCCTTGGCTCCGGCGCGCATATACAAATGGATCGCGGTCGAGCCATACGCGTGCGTCTCCGGCCCGATCGTCCCCGCGATCGAGAGATCGCCTTCAACCAGAGTCTGGTCCGCTCCGCCAACTACCACGTCGAGTTCCTTGGCTTCTGCGCGTTCGAGCTCTTCGAGGCTCGCAAACTCCATCACTTCCTCGACGCGCTGCCCCCGCGCGCCTCGCGGATGATTCGGCTCAACCGGCAACTTCTGCAGGAAGGGCCAAGGCGTCCGCACGATCAAAAACCCATCAGCAGCCATCAGGCCTGCAATCCGCGTCATCTGCTGCCGCACCCTGTCCCAGCCTGCCACATCACGCACCATCTCATACGGCGGATCCAGAAACGCAATGTTCACCGGCACACGACACCGCGCCAGCGCCGCCGGCCCCAGCGCATCACCAACAACCACCTGCGCAAACTCTCCGGCCCCGAGCATCTCGACGTTCTGCCGCAGCACCTCCGCCACACGCTTGTCCCGCTCGACCATCACCACATGCGACGCGCCCCGACTCGCAGCCTCGAGCCCGAAAGACCCAACCCCAGCAAACCCATCGAGCACACTGGCATCCTCGAAATGCCCGCGCAGCAAACCAAACATCGACTCCCGCACCCGATCCGGCAACGGACGGGTCGTCGATCTGCCTGGAGGGGACGCCAACTGGCGACGCTTGTACCGACCCGAAATGATGCGCATCGACTGAGCAAAGCCCTACCAACGCTAAGCGTCAAGCCCATGCCCTCAAATCTGCTGATGTTGCCCAGCCTCAACACCGTTGCCCAACCTCACCGCCTCGCCACCCGCCAGACCCCGCCAGGCCCCCGCCAACGCCATATCCACCTCCCGGCACCTCTGTTGTACCGCACATGGCTGTGAGATCCCTCATCGCCTCCAACGCCGTTCTCGGGCTTTGCCTGCTTCTGACCGCCTGTGCCGCTCCTGTGCGCCCTCCCGAGGCCCGCCGCAGCCCCGGCTTGCACATGGGCTCATCTGGCGCAGCCTGGGATGCCGTACTGCCCGGACCCCTGGTCTCGGCGGCCGGCCTGACACCCCAGTACTCCCCAGAGTTTGCCCGTCGCGACGCAGCACTCTCGCACCGCCCCAACACAGCGGTCGTCGCGATCGACGACTGGCCCCAGCGTGCCCGCCCCGATCTCGACCGCGCACGCCGATTCAACATGCCACGCAACGCAGACGCCGTCCTGTACTTTGACCTCGAACAGCCCGCTTCGCGCCAGCATCACCACAACGACCGTCGCAACGACTGGCCCCCCTACGACCGCTACCGCCCCGGCAATCACTGGTGAGCAAAGAAACAGGCACGCGCGATCTTTCGACCGCCCGTGCCCGGCGTTGAAGAGGGGAGTCGTCACAGACCATCAACCGTTGATCAATCGTACAGAGCCGTCGTCGGAGGCAGCGAGATCGTCTCGAGCTTCAGGTTCGTCTCCACTCGGAAGTTCGAGCGCGTCGTCCTTCGCTCGGCAAAGAACAGACTCAGCGAAGCGCGCTGCCCATTCTGCAGCCAATCGAGACGATCAATCTCGATGCTCTGCGACACCGCACCGTGCACCCCGCCCAGGTCGATCACAAGCTTCCCGTCGATGAACACCCACACGTCGTCGTCGCCGAAGAACGTGAACACCTGATTCGTCCCGCGCTGGACCACGAACGTCGTTTGCAGTTCAAACGTGAAGTGA encodes:
- the rsmD gene encoding 16S rRNA (guanine(966)-N(2))-methyltransferase RsmD, producing MRIISGRYKRRQLASPPGRSTTRPLPDRVRESMFGLLRGHFEDASVLDGFAGVGSFGLEAASRGASHVVMVERDKRVAEVLRQNVEMLGAGEFAQVVVGDALGPAALARCRVPVNIAFLDPPYEMVRDVAGWDRVRQQMTRIAGLMAADGFLIVRTPWPFLQKLPVEPNHPRGARGQRVEEVMEFASLEELERAEAKELDVVVGGADQTLVEGDLSIAGTIGPETHAYGSTAIHLYMRAGAKE